From a region of the Anomalospiza imberbis isolate Cuckoo-Finch-1a 21T00152 chromosome 3, ASM3175350v1, whole genome shotgun sequence genome:
- the CHRNA2 gene encoding neuronal acetylcholine receptor subunit alpha-2, giving the protein MMTTNVWLKQEWSDYKLRWDPAEYDNVTSIRVPSEMIWIPDLVLYNNADGEFAVTHMTKAHLSWDGTVKWVPPAIYKSSCSIDVTFFPFDQQNCKMKFGSWTYDKAKIDLENMDHQVDLKDYWESGEWAIINAVGTYNSKKYDCCTEIYPDITFYFVIRRLPLFYTINLIIPCLLISCLTVLVFYLPSDCGEKITLCISVLLSLTVFLLLITEIIPSTSLVIPLIGEYLLFTMIFVTLSIIITVFVLNVHHRSPSTHAMPRWVRSFFLGFVPRWLSMKRPPALPPLPEGAAGQYDRPGTRLSTSRCWLETDVDDKWEEEEEEEEEEEEEEEKTYPSHPVESQEAQFRYSQGGKASGGSGSHGSSKRKEEEEEEKEEGEEGSEQGLALSPRILKALEGVQYIADHLRAEDADFSVKEDWKYVAMVIDRIFLWMFIIVCLLGTVGLFLPPYLAGMI; this is encoded by the exons GAATGGAGTGACTACAAACTGCGCTGGGATCCGGCGGAGTACGACAACGTCACCTCCATCCGGGTGCCCTCCGAGATGATCTGGATCCCGGATCTTGTCCTGTACAACAA CGCCGACGGCGAGTTCGCCGTGACGCACATGACCAAGGCCCACCTGTCCTGGGACGGGACGGTCAAGTGGGTGCCGCCGGCCATCTACAAGAGCTCCTGCAGCATCGACGTCACCTTCTTCCCCTTCGACCAGCAGAACTGCAAGATGAAGTTCGGCTCCTGGACCTACGACAAGGCCAAGATCGACCTGGAGAACATGGACCACCAGGTGGACCTCAAGGACTACTGGGAGAGCGGCGAGTGGGCCATCATCAACGCCGTCGGCACCTACAACTCCAAGAAGTACGACTGCTGCACGGAGATCTACCCCGACATCACCTTCTACTTCGTCATCCGGCGCCTGCCGCTCTTCTACACCATCAACCTCATCATCCCGTGCCTCCTCATCTCCTGCCTCACCGTCCTGGTCTTCTACCTGCCCTCGGACTGCGGCGAGAAGATCACGCTCTGCATCTCCGTGCTGCTGTCCCTCACCGTCTTCCTGCTGCTCATCACCGAGATCATCCCGTCCACCTCGCTGGTCATCCCGCTGATCGGCGAGTACCTGCTCTTTACCATGATCTTCGTCACCCTCTCCATCATCATCACCGTCTTCGTGCTCAACGTGCACCACCGCTCGCCCAGCACCCACGCCATGCCGCGCTGGGTCCGGAGCTTCTTCCTGGGTTTCGTCCCGCGCTGGCTCTCCATGAAGAGGCcgccggcgctgccgccgctgcccgaGGGCGCGGCGGGACAATACGACCGCCCCGGGACGCGGCTCAGCACGTCCCGGTGCTGGCTGGAGACCGACGTGGATGAcaagtgggaggaggaggaggaggaagaggaggaggaggaggaggaagaggagaagaccTATCCCAGCCATCCCGTGGAATCCCAGGAAGCCCAGTTCCGCTACAGCCAAGGCGGGAAAGCGTCCGGAGGTTCGGGATCCCACGGATCATCcaagaggaaggaggaggaggaggaggagaaggaggagggggaggaaggctCTGAGCAGGGCTTGGCGCTGTCTCCCAGAATTCTGAAGGCCCTGGAGGGGGTGCAGTACATCGCGGACCACCTGCGGGCCGAGGACGCCGACTTCTCC GTGAAGGAAGACTGGAAGTACGTGGCCATGGTGATCGACCGGATCTTCCTCTGGATGTTCATCATCGTCTGCCTCCTGGGCACCGTGGGGCTCTTCCTGCCGCCCTACCTGGCCGGGATGATCTAG